Genomic DNA from uncultured Vibrio sp.:
GCTAATTTATGCCACTCTGCTCTAAGTCTTAGCACTCCAGAACGCATACAATCGTTACTTGTTTGTTAACGCACAAAGTTGAAAAACATATAATGCAAACACGCATATTGAACAATGCAGAGCTATCTGCTTGATAATTTGAATAAGAAAGGAGTCATAATGGCGGCTTTTGGTACTGAGTTTATGCCTAGGATGGCATTAGCAACATTTGAAAATAATCAATGGTCTGACACACAGATCGTTACATCAGACAGTATTTCACTTCATCCCGGCGCTCACGTATTGCATTACTCAAGCACTTGCTTTGAAGGTCTGAAAGCATTCCGTCACGAAGATGGCAGCGTACACGTTTTTCGAATGGATCAAAACGTCGAGCGTTTTGCTCAAAGTAGTCAGCTACTCTCTCTACCTGAGATTGATAAAGAACAAGTATCAAAAATGATTGTTGATATTGTGTCTGAATTCTCATCTGAAGTACCTTTGCCTCCAGGCTCAATGTACATTCGTCCAACTCACATTGGTACAGAGGCAGCCGTTGGTAAAGCAGCAGCACCATCAATCTCATCAATGCTATATATCCTACTTTCTCCAGTAGGTGACTACTTCTCTGGCGGTGCTCACGCCTTGCGTCTACTTCTAGACGAAACCGGCCAACGTTGCGCGCCACACATGGGTATGATCAAAAGTGGTGGTAACTATGCCAGCGCGTTAGCGCCAACGTTAGAAGCGAAATCAAAGTACCAGGCAGACCAAGTATTATTCTGTCCAAATGGCTACATTACAGAAACAGGTGCTGCAAACTTCCTGTTGGTTGATGGTAACGAGATCATTACTAAAGCCCTAGATTCAAGCTTCTTACATGGTGTAACGCGCTCTAGTATCCTAACGATAGCTAAAGATCTAGGTATGACCGTTACAGAACGCGAAGTCTCTGTGGAAGAGCTACTTGAGCGCGCCGCTAAACCGGGCGTTGAAGCAATGCTTTCAGGTACTGCAGCGGTACTAACTTCTGTCGGTACGCTTATCCACAACGGTCAAGATTTTAAAGTTGGTACTGGCGAAGCTGGCCCAGCGGCGAAAAAATTGCGCCAAGCACTGAACGATATCCAATGGGGTAAAGCGCCAGACACTCATAACTGGTTGACTAAGATTGCCTGATGGTAGATTTGCTGTAAGCCAATAACGCAATAATGAAGATGCGCTATGAAAATAGCGCATCTTTGTATCAGCTTAATCTATTAGGAAAAACGTTATTCGTTACGCTTGTTGAACATGACTCTCCCACATCGAAAATGCTCGTTCATAAGCTTTTTCTCGGTCTTGCATTTCAGCAAATAGTACGACCGCCATTGTTGCAATCACCGTATTTGCCATTTGTATTAAATCTTGCTCTGATGTCTCAAACAGGCAAAAAGATGGCAGAGGCACTTCAGAAATCATTTGCTCAGTCCAGTAGTGCGAAGTAACGCCACTGGTTTGGCTCAACCAAACGGTTTGGCTGACTTTAGGGTTATATTCCGATTCACCAGATTGACCTTTGAACGACACAACTGCATGACGCATCTGTCCAATTTCATGCTCGACTTCTGCATGAAGCTGCTGAAACCCAGGATGAAAACTGCCACGAATTCCAATTGTCGCTTGCCCAGGATTTAATGCCCGAACCACCGTATTGATCGGCGTTCTCAATCCGTAGCGATTTTTCCAACCAATCATGTTTTCAGCCTTTGGTGCAAAAGCGTTTAAAGGAAGATAGACAATATTTTCTTTCTCAAGTACACGTTTAGCCTCTTGCGCTGATTGGGCTTTTTGAATATTCAGCTGACTCAGATAGTCTTCTGCATGCCTGCGTCCAGACTGGAGATCATGATAGCCATGCAGCAAAACTTTATAGCCGTTATCTGCAAGTATTTTTGCCGCGAGAAGGTGCCAAGGTTGTCCCGCTGATTGACGTTTCCCTGCGTAGCAAGGCCAATCAATATCCGCGCCTATTGCAGGCATGCGAGATTGAAACGCTTTCACAAAGCCCGCAATTTCTTGCTGAGTTTCGTTCTGCACCCGAATGAGCATCAACAGCATTGCCATCTGGTCATCATCAAACTCATCGTTTAAGTATTCATCCATCACTCGGTAAGCCTGCTCAAAATTAAGCGGTTTTCTACCTCGCTCTCCGCGTCCTACCGTTCGGATACATTCCAAAATACTACTCATATTCCCTCGTATTGTCGGATTTTAATGTGTTTAATCATGCTTAACCTAGTTTTACCACGTTTGCTATCACAATCAACGCAGAACCGTTTGCTTCAAGTTTAATAGCTAAATTGTTGAGCGATGTTATAAGCAAAAAAAAACCTCTCCCGAATCGAGAGAGGCTGCACAGCCTTAAACTTAAACGCTGTTAGTACATTTTAACAAAAGTAATACCCTATCCCGCTACTCCGCCTGCTAAGGAGAGCGGCACATCGAGTTAACGATGAACATATATTATATAGCAATAGAAGTGCCAACTTTAAAAATATCTAAATAACAATAAGTTAAGAGACGGTTAATTGATATCCCCATTGACTTCGCACTGATAGAGTGCAAATGGCCCTCATTATCGTGCAGAATTACTTATACGCTCATAGCCCCGTCGTCTTATCGTGCTTTAGACGGATGTGCTGTTGTAGATTAGCCGTCACACTCACCCTCTAAATGAAGGCATTACCACAGATCATTCCTTGATGTTCAAAATTAAACCACAAAATCAAATCCCAAAAAAACAATACAAAAAGGAATATTAATCCATATATATAATATTTAACTTATATATATAACTGCTTTTTAAAAATATTCATGGTTTGATAATTTACGATATTGCCGTTTTTACAGTATGATTCACCACTTCCCTAACGTGATCAAAATCACTAATAAATATATCATCTGCCACATTATTATTTATACAAAGGCAATTTTTCAGTGAAAGAGTCTCAAAAAAGCTTAACTTATAGTGAGTTAAACACTGCAACATGGTCAAAACATGATACACATTGGGTACT
This window encodes:
- a CDS encoding branched-chain amino acid aminotransferase translates to MAAFGTEFMPRMALATFENNQWSDTQIVTSDSISLHPGAHVLHYSSTCFEGLKAFRHEDGSVHVFRMDQNVERFAQSSQLLSLPEIDKEQVSKMIVDIVSEFSSEVPLPPGSMYIRPTHIGTEAAVGKAAAPSISSMLYILLSPVGDYFSGGAHALRLLLDETGQRCAPHMGMIKSGGNYASALAPTLEAKSKYQADQVLFCPNGYITETGAANFLLVDGNEIITKALDSSFLHGVTRSSILTIAKDLGMTVTEREVSVEELLERAAKPGVEAMLSGTAAVLTSVGTLIHNGQDFKVGTGEAGPAAKKLRQALNDIQWGKAPDTHNWLTKIA
- a CDS encoding glycosyl transferase family protein — encoded protein: MSSILECIRTVGRGERGRKPLNFEQAYRVMDEYLNDEFDDDQMAMLLMLIRVQNETQQEIAGFVKAFQSRMPAIGADIDWPCYAGKRQSAGQPWHLLAAKILADNGYKVLLHGYHDLQSGRRHAEDYLSQLNIQKAQSAQEAKRVLEKENIVYLPLNAFAPKAENMIGWKNRYGLRTPINTVVRALNPGQATIGIRGSFHPGFQQLHAEVEHEIGQMRHAVVSFKGQSGESEYNPKVSQTVWLSQTSGVTSHYWTEQMISEVPLPSFCLFETSEQDLIQMANTVIATMAVVLFAEMQDREKAYERAFSMWESHVQQA